The following is a genomic window from Hymenobacter chitinivorans DSM 11115.
GCATCCGACAAGCCGGAGGAAGCCTCAATGCGGATCTTCTGCTCTTTGCCGGTGCCTTTATCCTTGGCCGATACGTGCAGGATACCGTTGGCGTCGATGTCGAAGGTTACTTCAATCTGCGGTACGCCGCGGGGTGCTGGCGGAATATCGGAGAGGTGGAAGCGGCCGATGGTGCGGTTCTGCGAAGCCAGCGGACGCTCGCCCTGCAGCACGTGGATTTCCACCGAAGGCTGGTTGTCGGAAGCCGTCGAGAAGGTTTCCGATTTCTTGGTCGGAATCGTCGTGTTGCTTTCGATCAGCTTGGTCATCACACCGCCCATCGTCTCGATGCCGAGGCTCAGCGGGGTTACGTCCAGCAGCAGTACGTCTTTTACTTCGCCGGTCAGTACGCCACCCTGGATGGCGGCGCCGATGGCTACTACTTCGTCGGGGTTAACGCCCTTGGAAGGCTTCTTGCCGAAGAACTTCTCCACTTCCTCCTGAATGCGGGGAATGCGGGTCGAGCCACCCACCAGGATTACCTCGTCGATGTCCGACGTGCTCAGGCCAGCGTCTTGCAGGGCCTTTTTCACGGGCTCCATCGAGCGGCGCACCAGCGAATCGGCGAGCTGCTCAAACTTGGCGCGGCTCAGCTTCACCACCAGGTGCTTGGGGCCCGAAGCGGTAGCCGTGACGTAGGGCAGGTTAATTTCGGTCTCCGAAGAGCTCGAGAGCTCCACTTTGGCTTTCTCAGCGGCTTCTTTCAAGCGCTGTAGGGCCATGGGGTCTTTGCGCAGGTCGAGGCCTTCGTTTTCGCTGGCGAAGGTTTCGGCCAGGAAGTTAATGATAACCTGGTCGAAGTCGTCGCCGCCGAGGTGGGTGTCACCGTTGGTGCTCAGTACTTCGAACACACCGTCGCCGAGTTCCAGAATCGAGATGTCGAAGGTACCACCGCCGAGGTCGTAGACGGCAATCTTCTGGTCTTTGTGCTTTTTATCGAGGCCGTAGGCCAAAGCGGCGGCCGTGGGCTCGTTGATGATGCGCTTCACGTCGAGGCCGGCAATGGCACCGGCTTCTTTGGTGGCCTGGCGCTGGGCGTCGTTGAAGTAAGCCGGTACCGTAATAACGGCTTCGGTTACCGTGGTGCCCAGATACTCTTCGGCCGTCTGCTTCATTTTCTGAAGCACCATGGCCGAAATTTCCTGGGGCGTGTACTGCCGGTCGCCGATTTTGACAGCTACCGTGTTGTTAGAGCCCTTTTCCAGCTGATACGATACGTACTTCGACTCTTCGGTTACTTCCGAGAAGCCGCGGCCCATAAAGCGCTTAATTGACTGAATCGTGTTCTGGGGATTGGTAATGGACTGACGCTTGGCCGGGTCACCGACTTTCCGCTCGCCCTTACCGTTGTCGAGGAACGCCACAATCGACGGAGTCGTGCGGCGGCCTTCGCTATTTGGAATCACCACCGGCTCGTTGCCTTCCATAACGGACACGCACGAGTTGGTGGTGCCGAGGTCAATACCGATTATTTTTCCCATTTTATTGGTTGTATGTAAGTGTTGGATGTGTCTGCTTTCAGGGTGCGAATCACTCGCGCCGGACTAATGACAAGCAGCGTACCAGCCCTGAAAACGGGGTTTTTCTGTGACACATTGTCATTTTAACCGACTCCCGAGGCAGGTTTTACGACGGACTGACTTTTACGGGGAAGTGGCCGGCGGGATATGCTGACAGCCGGGCAGGGAAGCAAAGAGCAGCTTGCCCTTACAGCTGCCATCTTTGATTTGCCGGCCATGCAGCGAAGCAGAGTGAATGACCCTCCTCGCTTAAATGACAAGTACTATTCAACGTGAAAAGCTCTTCACCGACTGTTGGGAAAGGGCTTTTGAGCGTTGACACAAACTACCGTGGGGTAGGCGAGGAAGGTCCTTCGCTCTGCTTCGCGCCGCTCAGGATGACAGCCGACTTCCTAAAACTGGCTTAAAAACCCGCTAATCGTTGCTTCCCACTGCTGCGGATACTTGCGCCAGTACGGCTCGTGGCCGGCGCCGGGAAAGTCGTGGCGCTGCTTGGGGCCGGCCAAAGCGGCGTAGATGGCATCGGTTTCGGCCCGGGTCACGCGCGGGTCGGCTTGGCCCCACATGAGCAGGGTAGGAGCGGTGACCTGCTTGGCAAACTCGGTGGCGTCGAGGTCGAAGGCCCAGAAGCCGTTTTGCACTCCGCCCCAGAATACGAGCAGGTTGGCCATAGGAAAAGCCGGCACGTGCATGGAGCTGAAGCGGTTCTGGGCCGTTTGGAGCATGCTGCCGTAAGGGCACTCGATGATGTTGGCCGCGGGCCGGACGCCCAACTCACTTTCGGCCCGCAAAATAGCCACGGCCCCCATCGAGGCGCCATACAGAATGATGGGCGCAGCAGAATCCTGCCGCTGCAGAAACGTGTATACGGTCTTCACGTCGGCCGATTCGCGGAAGCCGACCGTGGTTTGGAAGCCTTCGGAGCCGCCGTTGCCGGCAAAATCGACCAGCAAGACTGAGTAGCCCAGCTGCCGAAACGTACTGGCTTCGGTCAGCAGCTTGGCCTTATTGCTGGTGTAGCCGTGAAACAGCGCCACCCGGCCCCGGGCCTTTTCCACCGGACTAAACCAGGCCTCCAGCTTGCCATTCGGGCTTGGAATCGAAACCGTGCGGAAAGCAAAGGCTGGGGCGCCCAGGTTGCGGGGCTTGGGGTTTTTGATGCCCGTGAGCAGCACCCAGGCTTTGTCCAGGGCCGAAAGCTGCTCGGGGTTGTCGGTGTGGATACCGGGCTCGTCGGTGAAGTGGGTAAAGCGCCAGGCGTGCAGAAAAGCTACGCCATTGACGGCCACAAAGCCCAGCAGCACCAGCCAAAGCAGGCGGCGCTTCACTAGCGGCCCGCGCTACGCCCGCCACCCGAGCGGCCACCCGCGCCGGAGCTGCGGCCTGCGCCGCCCCCGGTAGGCTTCGGCCCCGAGCGACCTTTGGGCTTGTCGGAATCCGAGAACCGGCCGCCTTTGCCGGCCGCAGGCCGGGAGCCCGTCGAGCCCGCACCAGCTGACTTCGGACCAGCGGAACGGCCCGCACCGGCCGGTTTGGCTGGCTTGACGGAGGCTTCGGCTTTGGTAGCTCCAGTGGTTGATTTAGGCGCTATAGCCCGTTCGCCGGGCATTTTGGTGGCCGAGTAGGCCGAGCGCAGCTTGGCGGCTTCGGCTTCGGTCAGCTCCCGCCACTGCCCGGGCGCGAGGCCATCCACGGGCAGGTGGGCAATGTTGGTGCGAATCAGGCGCAGGGTGGGGAAGCCCACGGCGGCCGTCATCTTGCGCACCTGCCGGTTCATGCCCTGCGAAATCGTGATTTTCAGCCAGGAAGTCGGAATGGCGGCCCGGAAGCGGATGGGCTTGCTCCGTTCCCACAAGTAGGCGGGCGGCCCGGCCAGCAATTCGGCTTCGGCCGGGGCCGTGTAGCTGGTTTTGATGTCGACACCGCGGCGCAGCTGGGCCAGGGCTTCCTCGGTGGGCACACCTTCTACCTGGGCCAGGTAGGTTTTGGGTACCTTGTAGCGGGGCTCGGAGAGGCGGTGCTGCAGGCCTTTGTCGTCGGTGAGCAGCACCAGGCCCTCACTGTCGTAGTCGAGGCGGCCGACGGGGTACACGCCGGGCACGGGCACAAAATCTTTGAGCGTGGCGCGGCCGTTCTCGTCGGTAAATTGGGTGAGAACTTCAAAGGGTTTGTTGACGAGAACGTAGCGCATCAGCGTAGAAAACGGGGTACAGGAAAAGCAGAAGACAAGTTGGCCCCGGGCCGTAGCTCCATCTCAAGGAGTAGGAGCCGCGTTCCGCGCGTTGCAGTTCGCTAGGCCCGTAAGGAAACCTGGAGTGAACTCGCCGCGGGGCTAGCCGACAAAGGTACCAATAAGCAGCAGCACCGGCCGCGCTATTAGCCAAAATTCGTGCTGGGCCCCTGCCTCAAAGCTGATTATGGGCCCGAATCAGGGCGGCGAATGAGTCGCGGTAAGTGTCGCCGATGGGCAGCAGGCGGCCCCCAACCTGCACTTTGCCCCGCTCCACGTGCTCAATCCGGTGGAGGGCCACCAGAAAGGACTTGTGAATCCGGGCAAACCGGTCGGCCGTCAACACTTCCTCCACCCGGCGAAACGACTGCAGCGTAAGGATTTTGCCCTGACTGGTATAAATGAGCAGATATTCCTTCATGCCTTCGATGTAGAGAATATCGTCGAAAGCTACCCGTTGCAGGCGGTTTTCGTGCTTCACAAACATGGCCTCGGGGGGCGGGGAAGCTTCTGCCACTGGCGCGGGCACTGGCAAAAATGACTGCCGCACCTTATGAATGGCCTGCAGAAACCGCTCAAAGGCAATGGGCTTGAGCAAATAGTCGGTTACGCTGAGCTCGTAGCTGCGCACGGCGTAGGTGTCGTAGGCCGTAGTGAATATGATGCGTGGGCCCGGGGTGGGCAGCAGCTGGGCCA
Proteins encoded in this region:
- a CDS encoding LytR/AlgR family response regulator transcription factor — protein: MELEAAPRKISCVIIDDEPLALDVLADYCAQVPFLDVRGQFHDALAALAFLQDTPVDLVLLDIHMPRLTGLQLAQLLPTPGPRIIFTTAYDTYAVRSYELSVTDYLLKPIAFERFLQAIHKVRQSFLPVPAPVAEASPPPEAMFVKHENRLQRVAFDDILYIEGMKEYLLIYTSQGKILTLQSFRRVEEVLTADRFARIHKSFLVALHRIEHVERGKVQVGGRLLPIGDTYRDSFAALIRAHNQL
- a CDS encoding alpha/beta hydrolase encodes the protein MKRRLLWLVLLGFVAVNGVAFLHAWRFTHFTDEPGIHTDNPEQLSALDKAWVLLTGIKNPKPRNLGAPAFAFRTVSIPSPNGKLEAWFSPVEKARGRVALFHGYTSNKAKLLTEASTFRQLGYSVLLVDFAGNGGSEGFQTTVGFRESADVKTVYTFLQRQDSAAPIILYGASMGAVAILRAESELGVRPAANIIECPYGSMLQTAQNRFSSMHVPAFPMANLLVFWGGVQNGFWAFDLDATEFAKQVTAPTLLMWGQADPRVTRAETDAIYAALAGPKQRHDFPGAGHEPYWRKYPQQWEATISGFLSQF
- the dnaK gene encoding molecular chaperone DnaK, with amino-acid sequence MGKIIGIDLGTTNSCVSVMEGNEPVVIPNSEGRRTTPSIVAFLDNGKGERKVGDPAKRQSITNPQNTIQSIKRFMGRGFSEVTEESKYVSYQLEKGSNNTVAVKIGDRQYTPQEISAMVLQKMKQTAEEYLGTTVTEAVITVPAYFNDAQRQATKEAGAIAGLDVKRIINEPTAAALAYGLDKKHKDQKIAVYDLGGGTFDISILELGDGVFEVLSTNGDTHLGGDDFDQVIINFLAETFASENEGLDLRKDPMALQRLKEAAEKAKVELSSSSETEINLPYVTATASGPKHLVVKLSRAKFEQLADSLVRRSMEPVKKALQDAGLSTSDIDEVILVGGSTRIPRIQEEVEKFFGKKPSKGVNPDEVVAIGAAIQGGVLTGEVKDVLLLDVTPLSLGIETMGGVMTKLIESNTTIPTKKSETFSTASDNQPSVEIHVLQGERPLASQNRTIGRFHLSDIPPAPRGVPQIEVTFDIDANGILHVSAKDKGTGKEQKIRIEASSGLSDADIERMRNEAKANEEADKQEKERIEKVNQADSMIFQTEKQLKEYGDKLSAGNKTAVENALADLKKAHESKDLGQIDTAMEAINAAWQAASQEMYAATQGDGQGQPQGYPGGDGGAQGGNGQQGQPHDNVTDVDYEEVDGNK
- a CDS encoding pseudouridine synthase → MRYVLVNKPFEVLTQFTDENGRATLKDFVPVPGVYPVGRLDYDSEGLVLLTDDKGLQHRLSEPRYKVPKTYLAQVEGVPTEEALAQLRRGVDIKTSYTAPAEAELLAGPPAYLWERSKPIRFRAAIPTSWLKITISQGMNRQVRKMTAAVGFPTLRLIRTNIAHLPVDGLAPGQWRELTEAEAAKLRSAYSATKMPGERAIAPKSTTGATKAEASVKPAKPAGAGRSAGPKSAGAGSTGSRPAAGKGGRFSDSDKPKGRSGPKPTGGGAGRSSGAGGRSGGGRSAGR